One Phoenix dactylifera cultivar Barhee BC4 chromosome 8, palm_55x_up_171113_PBpolish2nd_filt_p, whole genome shotgun sequence genomic window carries:
- the LOC120111548 gene encoding PR5-like receptor kinase, which translates to MDGRLAAVKILSDSKGDGEEFVNEVASIGRTSHVNIVSLLGFCSEGSKRALIYEFMPNGSLDKYIYSEKSILGQEMLYQIATGVAQGLAYLHRGCNTRIVHFDIKPHNILLDQEFCPKISDFGLAKLCPQKVSILSMADTRGTIGYIAPEVFSRNFGVVSSKSDVYSYGMMLLEMVGGRKNIDVGAGETSEIYFPHWIYKHLEQDGGLQAYGVTVETEEIARKMILVGLWCIQTNPENRPSMSMVVDMLQGSLSDLQLPPNPVLSSPQVRSPPQGSLIDSSAEMTA; encoded by the coding sequence ATGGATGGTCGTTTGGCTGCTGTAAAGATCTTATCAGACTCCAAGGGTGATGGAGAGGAATTTGTTAATGAGGTTGCAAGCATAGGTAGGACCTCTCATGTGAACATTGTTAGTCTGCTGGGCTTTTGTTCAGAGGGGTCCAAAAGAGCACTTATTTATGAATTCATGCCCAATGGATCACTAGATAAGTACATATACTCAGAGAAATCAATTCTTGGTCAGGAGATGTTATACCAAATAGCAACTGGCGTAGCCCAAGGTTTAGCATACCTGCATCGTGGGTGCAACACACGTATAGTACATTTCGATATTAAACCTCATAATATCCTACTAGACCAGGAATTTTGTCCGAAGATATCTGATTTTGGGTTGGCTAAGTTATGCCCGCAAAAAGTTAGCATACTTTCCATGGCAGATACCAGAGGAACGATCGGCTATATTGCCCCGGAAGTTTTCTCAAGAAATTTTGGAGTTGTCTCTAGTAAATCTGATGTATATAGCTATGGAATGATGTTGTTGGAAATGGTTGGAGGAAGAAAGAATATAGATGTTGGAGCTGGGGAAACTAGTGAAATTTATTTTCCACATTGGATTTATAAGCATCTTGAGCAAGATGGAGGTCTACAAGCTTATGGTGTAACAGTGGAAACTGAAGAAATCGCAAGAAAGATGATACTAGTTGGACTATGGTGCATACAAACAAACCCAGAAAATCGACCTTCCATGAGCATGGTGGTAGATATGTTGCAGGGAAGCCTAAGTGACTTGCAACTCCCTCCAAATCCAGTTCTATCTTCTCCTCAAGTTCGATCTCCTCCTCAAGGATCATTGATTGATTCATCAGCAGAAATGACTGCCTGA